In Bacteroidota bacterium, one DNA window encodes the following:
- a CDS encoding c-type cytochrome, with protein sequence MYLNPTIKLLAILGVASVVSSCKSTSEPETSVEAKKIEVGRNIFFDTKLSNPVGQSCASCHSASTGFSDPNHAIVSEGAVSGLFGNRNAPSIGYASFTPLLHYDTTDSTWVGGLFLDGRVNTLEEQAKKPFLNHLEMNNTSVAMLASKLRAASYYPLFAEVFGTTASDDSVYEYIAQAIAAFERTSAFAQFTSKYDYYLKGMATLSEQEMRGLRLFEDTAKGMCANCHITTPDATSGKVLFTDFTYDNIGVPKNPNNPYYTLSANENPSGNNYIDRGLGPIVGQSESDGQFKVPSLRNAAVSGPYFHNGYFSTLEEVVHWYNVRDSATAAGGFPPPEIEGNVNHEELGHLHLSPQEEADIVAFIKTLTDGYK encoded by the coding sequence ATGTATCTCAATCCTACAATCAAATTACTTGCTATTCTTGGAGTGGCAAGCGTCGTATCGTCGTGCAAGAGTACTTCCGAACCTGAGACCTCGGTAGAGGCGAAGAAGATAGAAGTGGGAAGAAATATATTCTTCGATACGAAATTATCAAACCCTGTCGGTCAATCGTGCGCAAGTTGTCACTCCGCGTCGACAGGCTTCAGTGATCCGAACCATGCGATCGTCTCTGAAGGAGCGGTGAGCGGATTATTCGGCAATCGAAATGCACCGTCCATCGGATATGCATCTTTCACTCCGCTGCTTCACTATGATACTACCGATTCCACCTGGGTCGGCGGTCTCTTCCTCGACGGCAGGGTCAATACGCTCGAAGAGCAGGCCAAAAAGCCGTTTCTCAACCACCTCGAGATGAATAATACCTCTGTTGCGATGTTGGCGAGCAAGCTACGGGCAGCATCGTACTATCCTCTCTTTGCAGAAGTATTCGGGACAACCGCTTCGGATGATTCCGTGTACGAATATATCGCGCAGGCAATTGCCGCATTCGAACGTACTTCGGCGTTCGCGCAATTCACATCGAAGTACGACTACTACCTCAAAGGAATGGCGACGCTCTCCGAACAGGAAATGCGCGGACTTCGGCTCTTCGAAGATACAGCCAAGGGGATGTGTGCAAATTGCCATATTACAACTCCCGATGCGACAAGCGGGAAGGTACTCTTTACAGACTTCACCTACGATAACATCGGCGTCCCCAAAAATCCGAACAACCCATACTACACGCTAAGTGCGAACGAGAATCCGAGCGGCAATAATTATATCGACCGAGGACTTGGTCCGATCGTCGGGCAGAGCGAGTCCGACGGTCAGTTCAAAGTACCGTCCCTTCGCAATGCGGCCGTATCCGGTCCATACTTTCATAACGGATATTTCTCGACGCTTGAAGAAGTGGTTCACTGGTACAACGTTCGCGACTCAGCGACTGCCGCAGGTGGCTTCCCTCCCCCGGAAATCGAAGGGAATGTCAATCATGAAGAGTTGGGTCATCTACACCTCAGTCCTCAGGAAGAAGCGGATATCGTTGCATTCATAAAGACACTGACGGACGGATACAAATAA
- a CDS encoding ABC transporter ATP-binding protein encodes MKSLLQLIPYFKRHRWKYVWGLLFTILSALATAFLPRYVGHAIDSLQAGTATTASLLRDAGIVIATAVASGYLFYLVRQNTIVASREIEYDLRNDFLRHLLKLSMRYFQNTPQGEVMAYATNDINAVRNFVGPAIMYAGDTISTFVFTLFFMITISPRLSLITLAPLPLMSVAVYLIGRKSHPLFDAVQAHYSDITAHATESISGTKVVKAYVREEYESKVFDELSYGYYLKNMRLVKLQGLMMPAIFGFVGLSIVLLLLFAAPNIMSGQMKLGEVTQFIIYLGMLTWPFIGIGIITNMVQRAAASMTRLDKVMTLVPDIANGASVDPSINSIDGEIEFRNVRFRYREELPEVLRGISLKIRRGQTLAIIGKTGSGKSSFVQLIPRLYDITAGQLLVDGHDIKTIPIEVLREHIGVVQQESFLFSETIRENIAYGLDNPRSPRVEEAARSAEIYQDIADFPNGFETIVGERGITLSGGQKQRTALSRAIARDPKILILDDAMSAVDTHTEERILSNMRSVMNGRTSIIISHRISTVKDADMIIVLDDGLIAEQGTHEELLNLRGQYHDLYRKQLLEEALQNA; translated from the coding sequence ATGAAATCGCTCCTACAGCTCATACCTTATTTCAAGCGCCATCGTTGGAAGTACGTTTGGGGACTCCTGTTCACGATCCTCTCGGCACTTGCGACCGCATTTCTGCCTCGATACGTCGGTCATGCCATCGATTCGCTTCAGGCGGGCACGGCAACGACAGCTTCGCTGCTTCGCGACGCAGGTATCGTGATCGCGACAGCGGTAGCCTCCGGATATCTGTTCTATTTGGTGCGCCAAAATACGATCGTGGCAAGCCGCGAGATCGAGTACGATCTGCGCAACGATTTCTTGCGTCACCTTCTGAAGCTCTCGATGCGATACTTCCAGAACACCCCCCAGGGTGAAGTGATGGCATACGCGACGAACGACATCAATGCAGTGCGAAACTTCGTCGGACCGGCGATCATGTATGCCGGTGATACGATCTCGACATTCGTATTCACCTTGTTTTTCATGATTACGATCAGCCCGAGGCTCTCACTGATCACGCTTGCGCCGCTGCCGCTGATGTCGGTTGCCGTGTATCTGATCGGCAGAAAATCGCATCCCCTGTTCGACGCCGTACAAGCGCACTACTCGGATATTACCGCTCATGCGACGGAATCGATCAGCGGCACGAAAGTCGTCAAAGCATATGTCCGCGAAGAGTACGAATCGAAGGTGTTCGATGAACTGAGCTACGGGTACTATCTCAAGAACATGCGTCTCGTCAAGCTCCAAGGCTTGATGATGCCTGCAATCTTTGGTTTTGTTGGGCTTTCTATCGTCTTACTTCTCTTGTTTGCCGCACCGAACATCATGTCCGGCCAGATGAAGTTGGGCGAAGTAACGCAGTTCATCATCTACCTTGGCATGCTCACATGGCCGTTCATTGGCATCGGCATCATCACAAATATGGTGCAGCGTGCGGCGGCCTCGATGACCAGGCTCGATAAGGTGATGACGCTTGTGCCCGATATTGCCAATGGTGCATCTGTTGATCCGTCGATCAATTCAATTGACGGTGAAATCGAGTTTCGTAACGTGCGCTTCCGCTATCGCGAAGAACTGCCGGAGGTATTACGCGGGATCTCACTGAAGATCCGGCGCGGACAAACACTCGCCATCATCGGAAAAACCGGCAGCGGCAAATCGTCATTCGTTCAGCTCATCCCGCGCCTCTACGACATAACGGCCGGACAACTACTCGTCGATGGGCACGACATCAAAACGATCCCAATCGAGGTACTGCGCGAACACATCGGCGTCGTGCAACAGGAGTCGTTTCTCTTTAGCGAGACGATTCGTGAGAATATTGCATATGGTCTCGACAACCCTCGTTCTCCACGCGTCGAAGAAGCAGCTCGATCGGCGGAGATCTATCAGGACATCGCAGATTTCCCGAACGGCTTCGAGACGATCGTGGGTGAACGCGGTATTACACTCTCCGGCGGACAGAAGCAGCGTACGGCGCTCTCGCGTGCCATCGCTCGCGACCCGAAGATCCTAATCCTCGACGATGCAATGAGCGCGGTCGATACACACACCGAAGAGCGAATCCTCTCGAACATGCGTTCGGTGATGAACGGCCGGACCAGCATTATTATCAGTCACCGAATCTCTACTGTCAAGGATGCGGATATGATCATCGTCCTCGACGACGGGCTCATCGCCGAACAAGGTACCCATGAAGAATTATTGAATCTCAGGGGACAGTATCACGATCTTTACCGGAAGCAACTGCTGGAGGAAGCGTTGCAGAACGCGTAG
- a CDS encoding four helix bundle protein produces the protein MKNIKAFEDLDVWHSAMELVQEVYAISDRFPSNEEAVLIRQMRNVAIKIPAKIGAGYSCGRKGMEFRFYAYALATLGMLQTHLELAARFKYVPEVEIKPLFEKTEKIGRMIEKLMLPDFEE, from the coding sequence ATGAAGAACATCAAAGCATTCGAGGATCTTGACGTATGGCATTCTGCGATGGAATTAGTGCAAGAAGTGTACGCCATCAGCGATCGATTCCCGTCGAACGAAGAAGCGGTGCTGATTCGGCAGATGAGAAATGTCGCAATTAAGATACCTGCGAAGATCGGCGCAGGGTATTCGTGCGGGCGCAAAGGGATGGAATTCCGGTTCTACGCCTACGCGCTTGCAACACTTGGGATGTTGCAGACGCACCTTGAACTCGCCGCCAGATTTAAGTATGTCCCCGAGGTTGAGATCAAGCCCCTCTTCGAAAAGACAGAGAAGATCGGGCGAATGATCGAAAAGCTCATGCTGCCCGATTTCGAAGAGTAG